Proteins co-encoded in one Candidatus Angelobacter sp. genomic window:
- a CDS encoding glycosyltransferase family 4 protein produces the protein MKLLVLSGYVESLVNIRGPLLRAIRGAGHEVLACAPEINEEIAAALRSFGVIYHSVQLERTRMNPIHDARFVLSFSRFLRQKRPDVFFGYNIKPVIYGSFAARLAGVPRVFSLIPGLGYTFGRETNKQRLTNVAARFLYRVALRSNQAVFFQNADDQNLFLKLKLLRDEQQGVRINGSGVDLELFAESPTTQKLPVFLLTARLIKEKGIVEYTEAARLLKSRYPHASFRLLGRLETHPSAIKLEQVERWRSEGIIEYLGATRNVRPYLVDTSVFVLPSYYREGTPLTVLEAMAVGRPIITTDMPGCRDTVIPGENGFLVPIKDAPRLAEAMERFILDPDLIPKMGHRSREIAVDKFDVNRVNAKMMICMGL, from the coding sequence GTGAAATTGCTCGTCCTGTCGGGTTACGTCGAGTCTCTGGTAAACATTCGCGGGCCGCTGCTCCGAGCGATACGGGGCGCCGGCCATGAGGTCTTAGCTTGCGCGCCTGAAATAAATGAGGAAATTGCGGCGGCCTTGCGAAGTTTCGGAGTGATCTATCATTCGGTGCAACTGGAGCGTACTCGTATGAACCCGATTCATGATGCGCGTTTCGTGCTTTCATTTTCCCGTTTTTTGCGCCAGAAACGCCCTGACGTTTTCTTTGGCTACAACATCAAACCGGTGATTTACGGCTCGTTCGCGGCGCGCTTGGCAGGTGTTCCACGCGTCTTCTCGCTTATTCCAGGGTTGGGTTATACCTTCGGCCGCGAGACGAACAAACAGCGACTGACCAATGTTGCGGCGCGTTTCCTTTATCGTGTTGCTCTCCGGAGCAATCAGGCGGTTTTCTTTCAAAACGCCGACGATCAAAACTTGTTCTTAAAACTGAAACTATTGCGTGATGAGCAGCAGGGAGTGCGGATAAATGGCTCAGGTGTTGACTTGGAATTGTTCGCCGAATCGCCGACGACGCAAAAGCTGCCCGTATTTTTGCTAACGGCCCGCTTGATCAAAGAAAAAGGAATTGTTGAGTACACGGAGGCCGCGCGCTTACTGAAGAGCCGATATCCCCATGCGAGTTTTCGGTTGCTTGGTCGTTTGGAAACCCATCCCTCAGCAATCAAACTGGAACAGGTTGAGCGATGGCGGAGCGAAGGAATTATTGAATACCTAGGCGCCACAAGGAACGTTCGACCGTACCTGGTGGATACAAGTGTGTTCGTGCTGCCGTCATACTACCGCGAAGGAACTCCGCTAACAGTGCTCGAAGCGATGGCGGTTGGGCGGCCTATCATTACGACAGACATGCCTGGTTGCCGTGATACTGTGATTCCCGGAGAAAATGGATTTCTAGTGCCGATAAAGGACGCGCCTCGACTCGCTGAGGCAATGGAGCGATTTATTCTTGATCCCGATTTGATACCCAAGATGGGTCATCGTAGTCGTGAAATCGCGGTCGACAAATTTGATGTCAATAGAGTGAATGCGAAAATGATGATATGCATGGGGCTATGA